A single genomic interval of Acidovorax sp. 1608163 harbors:
- a CDS encoding sigma-54 dependent transcriptional regulator: protein MNATAASILVIDDEPDLRTLYELTLLREGYRVETASTVQEAREQLKGRPFDVVITDMRLPDGFGMEILQDLRDQQRRERCVVMTAYGSAENAVEALRSGAFDYLTKPVDLKQFRSVVASAVQGTGATPAPRAPRAGTTQRSSASGGEQAATAPGIVPAALARMVGDSEAMRNVKQRIAKVARGMAPVLVHGESGTGKELVAQALHACSQRSDGPCIAVNCGAIPENLLEAEFFGARKGSYTGANQDRDGYFQAARGGTLFLDEIGDLPLAMQSKLLRAIQERSVRPLGSTQEETVDVRIVSATHRDLAADVQTGRFRQDLYYRLNVIEIVIPPLRERREDLPALCTTLLARISQESGMPVPRLNEAALQAIASHPLTGNVRELENLLHRAVALSEGDELQVEWQGDATPPQPSARPEPTPDQHTHGTPHSAADCPALPNDLQAWLDQQERDILVRALKESGFNRTATAARLGISLRQIRYRIARLNIAVPNDQDFLDEIG from the coding sequence ATGAACGCCACCGCTGCCTCCATTTTGGTCATTGATGACGAGCCCGACCTGCGCACCCTGTACGAGTTGACCTTGCTGCGCGAGGGCTACCGCGTCGAGACCGCCTCGACCGTGCAAGAAGCCCGTGAACAGCTCAAGGGCCGCCCCTTTGATGTGGTGATCACCGACATGCGCCTGCCTGACGGCTTTGGCATGGAGATCCTGCAAGACCTGCGCGACCAGCAACGCCGCGAACGCTGTGTGGTCATGACCGCCTATGGGTCGGCAGAGAACGCGGTGGAGGCCCTGCGGTCGGGCGCGTTTGACTACCTGACCAAGCCGGTCGATCTCAAGCAGTTCCGCTCGGTCGTGGCCTCTGCCGTGCAGGGCACCGGCGCGACACCCGCCCCCCGAGCGCCCCGTGCGGGCACCACCCAGCGCTCATCGGCCTCTGGTGGCGAACAGGCTGCCACTGCGCCAGGGATCGTGCCCGCAGCGCTGGCACGTATGGTGGGTGACTCCGAAGCCATGCGCAACGTCAAGCAGCGCATCGCCAAGGTAGCGCGCGGCATGGCCCCCGTGTTGGTGCACGGCGAATCAGGCACCGGCAAGGAGCTGGTGGCCCAGGCCTTGCACGCCTGCAGCCAACGCTCGGACGGTCCCTGCATCGCTGTGAATTGCGGCGCCATCCCGGAAAACCTGCTCGAAGCAGAGTTCTTTGGCGCGCGCAAAGGGTCGTACACCGGCGCCAACCAGGACCGCGACGGCTACTTCCAGGCGGCACGGGGCGGCACACTGTTTCTGGATGAGATCGGCGACCTGCCTCTGGCCATGCAGTCGAAACTGCTGCGCGCGATCCAGGAGCGCAGCGTGCGCCCCCTGGGTTCGACCCAGGAGGAAACAGTGGATGTGCGCATCGTCAGTGCCACCCACCGCGATTTGGCCGCCGATGTCCAAACCGGGCGCTTTCGCCAGGACTTGTACTACCGCCTGAATGTGATCGAAATCGTGATACCGCCACTGCGTGAGCGCCGGGAGGACTTGCCCGCCCTGTGCACCACCTTGCTGGCGCGCATCAGCCAAGAGTCCGGCATGCCCGTGCCCCGACTGAACGAAGCGGCCTTGCAGGCCATCGCATCGCACCCCCTGACAGGCAATGTGCGTGAGCTGGAAAACCTGTTGCACCGCGCCGTGGCGCTGAGCGAAGGGGACGAATTGCAAGTGGAGTGGCAAGGCGACGCCACACCGCCGCAACCCTCAGCCCGCCCCGAGCCCACGCCCGACCAACACACCCACGGCACGCCGCATTCGGCGGCAGATTGCCCCGCCTTGCCCAACGACTTGCAGGCCTGGCTCGACCAGCAGGAGCGGGACATTCTGGTTCGGGCACTGAAAGAATCCGGGTTCAACCGCACCGCTACGGCCGCGCGGCTCGGCATCAGCCTGCGCCAGATTCGCTACCGCATCGCCCGACTGAACATTGCGGTGCCCAACGACCAGGACTTTCTGGACGAGATCGGCTGA
- a CDS encoding PAS domain-containing sensor histidine kinase, with translation MKEALLADARLNTADAPFVRLWRGFLTGRVMIAVALLVLQILGQWFNQVSDPVLMTVCGAYLCAAVLLRILGRHAPPAAGTGVQWLPSIGVDIAVVSALQLLHTGAMNFTPLFGLPILMAAVLGTLTLALGTTAAVTLLLLLWAWWSSTQSLSDDTQRYLQSALTGTGYFVVTYLVHQLATRLVGEQEVAQRNRMAAQVQTQVSALVIEHLSDGVLVVDESDVVRMANPAAQGLLGESQHTQLPFSLGRCEGWQPLVDLAHRTFDQEAPQTADVALLHPGESPTGLHARTWMTSTHADPQSRGERLCVMFLHDLRELEARLRTEKLAAMGRMSAAVAHEIRNPLAAIVQANALLEEDLQDPGQKRLAQMVQQNADRLARIAEEVLDIARVQHQISHAPASTLALDASVAQVWSDWCAQDPAKRQGQILLNAPMLHVEFDTEHLRRVLVNLLDNALRYMGPHEDSLQVQTRTSVTGQITLQVWSDGAPMDKSVERHLFEPFFSSESRSSGLGLYICRELCQRHGASISYQRTHRTTARGNTGGNAFTVAFRRTTRPQEAATLFDSIVI, from the coding sequence ATGAAAGAAGCGCTGTTGGCCGACGCCCGGCTGAACACTGCGGACGCGCCCTTTGTGCGCCTGTGGCGCGGCTTTCTCACAGGACGGGTGATGATTGCCGTGGCACTGCTGGTGCTGCAGATCCTGGGGCAGTGGTTCAACCAAGTCAGCGACCCCGTCTTGATGACCGTATGCGGGGCCTACCTGTGCGCCGCCGTGCTGCTACGCATTCTGGGGCGCCATGCCCCCCCTGCTGCGGGCACCGGCGTGCAGTGGCTTCCCTCCATCGGCGTGGACATTGCCGTGGTCAGCGCCCTGCAGCTCTTGCACACGGGCGCCATGAATTTCACCCCCTTGTTCGGCCTGCCCATCCTGATGGCCGCCGTACTGGGCACCCTGACCCTGGCGCTGGGCACCACCGCCGCCGTGACGCTGCTGCTGTTGCTGTGGGCCTGGTGGAGCAGCACCCAATCGCTGAGCGACGACACCCAGCGCTACCTGCAAAGCGCGCTGACGGGCACCGGGTATTTTGTGGTGACTTACTTGGTGCACCAACTGGCCACCCGGCTGGTGGGCGAGCAGGAAGTCGCCCAGCGCAACAGGATGGCAGCGCAGGTGCAGACGCAGGTGAGTGCCCTGGTGATCGAACATTTGAGCGACGGCGTGCTGGTGGTGGACGAAAGCGACGTGGTCCGCATGGCCAACCCGGCCGCTCAGGGCCTGCTGGGGGAGAGCCAGCACACCCAGCTGCCTTTTTCCCTGGGCCGGTGCGAAGGCTGGCAGCCCCTGGTGGACCTGGCACACCGCACGTTTGACCAGGAAGCCCCCCAAACGGCCGACGTCGCATTGCTGCACCCTGGCGAAAGTCCCACCGGGCTGCATGCACGCACCTGGATGACATCCACCCACGCCGACCCGCAAAGCCGTGGAGAGCGCCTGTGCGTGATGTTCTTGCATGACCTGCGGGAACTGGAGGCGCGCCTGCGCACCGAAAAGTTGGCCGCCATGGGCCGCATGTCTGCTGCCGTGGCGCATGAAATCCGCAATCCGCTGGCCGCCATCGTCCAAGCCAACGCGCTGCTGGAAGAAGACCTGCAAGACCCTGGTCAAAAACGACTGGCACAAATGGTGCAGCAAAACGCCGACCGACTGGCACGCATTGCCGAGGAGGTGCTGGACATTGCCCGCGTGCAACACCAGATCAGCCATGCGCCGGCCTCCACGCTGGCACTGGATGCCAGCGTGGCCCAGGTGTGGAGTGACTGGTGCGCCCAGGACCCCGCCAAGCGCCAAGGGCAAATCCTGCTGAATGCGCCGATGCTGCACGTAGAGTTTGATACCGAGCACCTGCGCCGGGTACTGGTCAACCTGCTGGACAACGCCTTGCGCTACATGGGGCCCCATGAAGACTCGTTGCAAGTGCAAACCCGCACCAGCGTCACAGGCCAGATCACGCTGCAGGTCTGGAGCGACGGTGCCCCCATGGACAAATCTGTGGAGCGCCACCTGTTCGAGCCCTTTTTCTCCTCAGAGAGCCGCTCCAGCGGCCTGGGCCTCTATATATGCCGCGAACTGTGCCAAAGGCACGGCGCCTCCATCAGCTACCAGCGCACCCACCGTACCACCGCGCGTGGCAACACCGGCGGCAATGCCTTCACCGTGGCGTTCAGGCGCACCACACGCCCCCAAGAAGCCGCCACGCTATTCGACTCCATCGTGATCTGA
- a CDS encoding PP0621 family protein, translating to MKYLVLLIVLVIAVGVWRSKREPAQPARTPPAAPPKPQDMVACAHCGLHLPYSDAVVQRGVAYCSAEHLRAGPALRP from the coding sequence ATGAAATACCTGGTCCTGCTCATCGTGCTGGTGATTGCCGTGGGCGTATGGCGCAGCAAGCGTGAGCCCGCCCAGCCAGCACGCACCCCACCCGCAGCCCCCCCCAAACCCCAGGACATGGTGGCCTGCGCCCATTGCGGCCTGCACCTGCCCTACAGCGATGCGGTTGTGCAACGTGGCGTGGCCTATTGCAGCGCTGAGCACCTGCGCGCTGGCCCAGCGCTGCGCCCATGA
- a CDS encoding inner membrane protein YpjD, giving the protein MILPSASPVSWLLALAAALAYAAPAAAAARLGATATRNALLVAWVLHGALLVWGLWGDAPRFGFAPALSMTAWLVLTVYAVERQLFPQMQARWVLAALGAATIVLALAFPGQPLHVAASAWLPLHLALGIACYGLFAAAVVHAWLMTRAERHIRQAEDPHSGIPLLTLERLTFRFVTAGFVLLSATLLAGWLFSETLYGRAWRWDHKAVFSMLSWLTFATLLLGRARFGWRGRNAVRVLYAGAALLMLAYVGSRFVMEVVLGRSV; this is encoded by the coding sequence ATGATTTTACCCAGTGCTTCCCCCGTCAGCTGGTTGCTGGCCCTTGCCGCAGCCTTGGCATACGCCGCACCTGCCGCAGCCGCCGCCCGGTTGGGCGCCACCGCCACACGCAACGCTCTGCTGGTGGCATGGGTGTTGCACGGTGCCCTGCTGGTCTGGGGGCTGTGGGGTGATGCGCCCCGCTTCGGTTTTGCCCCGGCCTTGTCGATGACGGCCTGGCTGGTATTGACGGTGTATGCCGTCGAGCGGCAGCTCTTTCCCCAGATGCAGGCACGCTGGGTGCTGGCCGCCCTGGGCGCCGCCACCATCGTGCTGGCTCTGGCGTTTCCTGGGCAGCCGCTGCATGTGGCGGCATCTGCCTGGCTGCCGCTGCACCTGGCCTTGGGCATTGCCTGCTATGGCCTGTTTGCCGCTGCCGTGGTGCACGCCTGGCTCATGACCCGTGCAGAACGCCACATCCGCCAGGCCGAAGACCCGCACAGTGGCATTCCTCTGTTGACGCTGGAGCGGCTGACCTTTCGCTTTGTGACGGCCGGTTTTGTGCTGCTCAGCGCCACCTTGCTGGCGGGCTGGCTGTTCAGCGAAACCCTGTACGGCCGCGCTTGGCGCTGGGACCACAAGGCCGTTTTCTCGATGCTCTCGTGGCTCACATTTGCCACCTTGCTGCTGGGCCGCGCACGCTTTGGCTGGCGCGGGCGCAATGCCGTGCGGGTGCTGTACGCAGGCGCTGCATTGCTGATGCTGGCGTACGTGGGCTCGCGTTTCGTGATGGAAGTCGTGCTGGGCCGCAGCGTATGA
- the ffh gene encoding signal recognition particle protein has translation MASALTDKLTRLVKEMRGQARITESNVQDMLREVRMALLEADVALPVVRDFIARVKEKALGQEVLGSLKPGQTLVSIVNQELAATMGEGVADINLAAQPPAIILMAGLQGAGKTTTTAKLAKHLIERRKKKVLTVSGDVYRPAAIEQLKTVTAQAGAEWFPSTPDQKPLDIARAALDYAKKHYFDVLLVDTAGRLAIDEALMKEIKDLHAALNPVETLFVVDAMQGQDAINTAKAFKEALPLTGIVLTKLDGDSRGGAALSVRQITGAPIKFAGVSEKIDGLEVFDAERHAGRILGMGDIVALVEQVTAGVDIEAAQKLAAKVKSGDGFDLNDFLSQIQQMKQMGGLSSLMDKLPSQLTAKAGSIDMDKAEKDIKRKEGIIQSMTPLERRKPDLIKATRKKRIANGAGVHVQEVNRLLKEFEQMQDMMKKMKGGGLMKMMKRMGGMKGLGGMPKMPFGGS, from the coding sequence ATGGCCTCCGCACTTACCGACAAACTCACGCGACTCGTCAAGGAGATGCGTGGCCAGGCCCGCATCACCGAATCCAACGTGCAGGACATGCTGCGCGAAGTGCGCATGGCGCTGCTGGAGGCCGATGTGGCCTTGCCGGTGGTGCGCGACTTCATCGCCCGCGTCAAGGAAAAAGCCCTGGGCCAGGAGGTGCTGGGCTCGCTCAAGCCCGGACAGACGCTGGTGAGCATCGTCAACCAGGAGCTGGCCGCCACCATGGGCGAGGGCGTGGCCGACATCAACCTGGCCGCGCAGCCCCCGGCCATCATCCTGATGGCGGGCCTGCAAGGTGCGGGTAAAACGACCACCACCGCCAAGCTGGCCAAGCACCTGATCGAGCGGCGCAAGAAGAAGGTGCTGACGGTGTCGGGCGACGTGTACCGCCCCGCCGCCATCGAGCAGCTCAAGACCGTGACTGCGCAAGCCGGTGCCGAGTGGTTCCCCAGCACCCCGGACCAAAAGCCGCTGGACATCGCCCGCGCGGCGCTGGACTATGCCAAGAAGCACTACTTTGACGTGCTGCTGGTGGACACGGCCGGGCGCTTGGCCATTGACGAAGCCTTGATGAAAGAAATCAAGGACCTGCATGCCGCCCTCAACCCGGTGGAAACACTGTTTGTGGTGGACGCCATGCAGGGCCAGGATGCGATCAACACCGCCAAGGCCTTCAAGGAAGCCCTGCCGCTCACCGGCATTGTGCTGACCAAGCTTGATGGCGACTCGCGCGGTGGTGCCGCGCTGTCGGTGCGCCAGATCACGGGGGCGCCTATCAAGTTTGCAGGTGTCTCTGAAAAGATCGACGGCCTGGAGGTGTTTGACGCCGAGCGCCATGCGGGCCGCATCCTGGGCATGGGCGACATCGTGGCGCTGGTGGAGCAGGTCACGGCCGGGGTGGACATCGAGGCCGCCCAAAAGCTGGCCGCCAAGGTCAAGAGCGGTGACGGCTTTGACCTCAACGACTTCCTCTCGCAAATCCAGCAGATGAAGCAGATGGGCGGGCTCTCCAGCCTGATGGACAAGCTGCCGTCTCAGCTCACCGCCAAGGCCGGCTCCATCGATATGGACAAAGCCGAGAAAGACATCAAGCGCAAGGAAGGCATCATCCAGAGCATGACCCCGCTGGAGCGCCGCAAGCCCGATCTCATCAAGGCCACCCGCAAAAAGCGCATTGCCAACGGCGCCGGTGTGCATGTGCAAGAGGTCAACCGCCTGCTCAAGGAGTTTGAGCAGATGCAGGACATGATGAAGAAGATGAAAGGCGGCGGCCTGATGAAGATGATGAAGCGCATGGGCGGCATGAAAGGCCTGGGCGGCATGCCCAAGATGCCGTTTGGTGGCTCCTGA